One part of the Balneolaceae bacterium genome encodes these proteins:
- the dacB gene encoding D-alanyl-D-alanine carboxypeptidase/D-alanyl-D-alanine-endopeptidase has product MKFRAFLPAFISLLFLISFYTRAEAQVSESILDLIENNRAENALWAIQVRDSTGSILESYNADKIVRPASNLKLISSGAYLELLGSEFRFKTRLYGEGEQVDETWSGDLVVQGSGDPSLSGEFYDENPLFLFEKWAKLFIEKGITKIDGNLIGHAGLFDDIPYPEGWEWSDLSFYYAPEISALSFNGNVVDLEVRADGPVGSTPEIQWFPFNTPYVEFVNEQQITPRGSEYDESYRRVLGTNTILLRSTLPQGYYETEPLTVLEPAYYFMDTFKRYLSKRGIDVTGQIFIDRNYDFYSNNRLTLLDEHQSEPLYKLVQWMNRESDNFYTEMILKKVVTEELDVQGSTETGLEMLKSYMHKLSFDTTQVSLKDASGMAPATLLKASDLNRYLLKVQQKEYFPHLYESLSVGGRNGTLKLQV; this is encoded by the coding sequence ATGAAATTTCGAGCATTTCTACCGGCTTTTATTTCTTTACTTTTCTTGATCTCTTTCTATACAAGAGCGGAAGCCCAGGTCTCGGAATCAATACTGGATTTAATCGAAAATAATCGGGCTGAGAATGCACTTTGGGCTATACAGGTAAGAGATTCAACCGGATCTATACTGGAGAGCTACAATGCAGATAAGATCGTTCGTCCGGCATCGAACCTGAAGCTTATAAGTTCCGGAGCGTATCTTGAATTATTGGGTTCTGAATTCCGATTCAAAACCCGGTTGTATGGAGAGGGCGAACAGGTGGATGAGACATGGTCAGGTGACCTGGTTGTACAGGGTTCCGGCGATCCATCTCTCAGCGGAGAATTTTACGATGAAAACCCACTCTTTCTGTTTGAAAAGTGGGCCAAACTTTTCATCGAAAAAGGGATCACAAAAATTGATGGAAACCTGATTGGGCATGCCGGATTGTTTGATGATATTCCCTATCCCGAAGGATGGGAGTGGAGTGATCTCTCATTTTATTACGCACCGGAAATTAGTGCTCTCTCTTTTAACGGGAATGTGGTTGACCTGGAAGTAAGAGCAGATGGACCGGTCGGGTCTACCCCGGAGATTCAGTGGTTTCCATTCAATACACCTTATGTGGAATTTGTGAACGAGCAGCAGATTACACCACGAGGTAGTGAATATGATGAATCATATCGTCGTGTTTTGGGAACAAACACCATTCTTCTTCGAAGCACACTCCCCCAGGGCTATTATGAGACAGAACCTCTTACTGTTTTAGAGCCGGCCTACTACTTTATGGATACATTTAAGCGCTATCTTTCGAAGCGTGGTATCGATGTTACAGGGCAGATTTTTATTGATCGTAACTATGATTTCTACAGTAATAACCGATTAACGCTCCTGGACGAACATCAATCCGAACCCCTGTATAAACTGGTTCAATGGATGAACCGTGAGAGTGATAATTTTTATACAGAGATGATCCTGAAAAAAGTTGTGACGGAGGAGCTTGATGTTCAGGGCTCAACGGAGACAGGCCTGGAAATGTTAAAATCGTACATGCACAAACTGTCGTTTGATACTACACAGGTAAGTCTGAAAGATGCATCCGGAATGGCTCCGGCAACACTCTTGAAGGCGAGTGATCTCAATCGATACCTTTTAAAGGTACAGCAGAAAGAGTATTTTCCCCACCTGTATGAATCTCTCTCAGTGGGGGGCAGAAACGGAACACTTAAGTTACAGGTTTAG
- the dapF gene encoding diaminopimelate epimerase gives MNGSTINFTKMQGAGNDFVLFDNRSLKMSEKELAQLAPAICNRKFGVGSDGIIALQFDETKKADLVMLYKNPDGSDAGMCGNGARCFSAFAETLGSPKQFTFRVHDKVYKANVKKDSVIIDFPLETSVQEMTVASEALLNVYTNTEHVVCPIQQQELENEQSLTNQGRFFRNHPDFQPIGTNVNFISGTDNDSLSLQTYERGVENLTLACGTGAIASALAWHHLQQAEEGNFKYNVYVKGGTLLVHFLYDKKRETYSNIKLEGPAVFVFEGQYYL, from the coding sequence ATGAATGGTTCAACCATAAATTTTACTAAAATGCAGGGCGCAGGCAATGATTTTGTGCTGTTCGACAACCGAAGCCTCAAGATGAGTGAGAAAGAGCTTGCACAGTTGGCACCGGCCATCTGCAATCGAAAATTTGGGGTTGGTTCTGATGGAATTATCGCTTTGCAGTTTGATGAGACCAAAAAAGCTGATCTTGTTATGCTTTACAAAAATCCCGACGGGAGTGATGCAGGAATGTGTGGAAACGGTGCGCGATGTTTTTCAGCATTCGCTGAGACTCTCGGATCACCCAAACAGTTTACATTTCGTGTTCATGACAAAGTGTACAAAGCAAACGTAAAGAAAGACAGCGTGATCATCGATTTTCCCCTGGAAACTTCCGTACAGGAGATGACGGTTGCCAGTGAAGCATTGCTGAATGTATATACTAATACAGAACATGTGGTTTGCCCCATACAACAGCAGGAGCTCGAAAACGAACAATCTTTAACCAACCAGGGAAGATTTTTTCGAAACCATCCAGATTTCCAGCCAATCGGCACGAATGTAAATTTTATATCAGGTACTGATAATGATTCTCTCAGCCTGCAAACCTATGAAAGAGGAGTTGAAAATCTCACCCTGGCTTGCGGAACGGGAGCCATTGCATCTGCACTTGCATGGCATCATCTGCAACAAGCCGAAGAGGGAAATTTCAAATACAATGTGTATGTAAAAGGCGGCACTCTTCTGGTCCATTTTTTGTATGACAAAAAAAGAGAAACATACTCGAATATTAAACTTGAAGGACCCGCTGTTTTTGTTTTTGAGGGGCAATACTATTTGTAA
- a CDS encoding sigma-54 dependent transcriptional regulator, whose translation MSSKTTILITDDEQSIRNALKEILEFEDYATLEAENGEKALEIVENERVDLVMLDIKMKGMDGIEVLGKLKKRKPEIPVIMISGHGTIKIAVEATKNGAFDFLEKPPDLNRLLTSVRNALKSGELIQENREIRKELHGNTEIIGESPAILKVKKMIEKVAPSNSRILITGENGTGKELVARAIHEKSKRASKKFVDVNCAAIPPDLLESELFGHEKGAFTGASSQRIGKFEQADGGTLFLDEIGDMSADSQAKVLRALQENQITRVGGSERIDIDVRILSATNQDLQEQIDNGNFREDLFHRLNVIPIHLPPLRERKNDITILAKWFLKQLSEREIVFAGKSFSEEALELLEKQPWSGNIRELQNVVERLALLSADDEISSEDVEQLVIQKKKQKNMLDDLLDHTDSFHEYKEEAERLFLLKKLEKYDWNVSATAEAIDIQRSHIYNKMKKYDIER comes from the coding sequence ATGAGTTCCAAAACAACCATACTAATTACTGATGATGAACAGAGCATCCGCAATGCCCTGAAGGAGATTCTTGAGTTTGAGGATTATGCTACTCTTGAAGCGGAAAATGGCGAGAAAGCCCTGGAGATTGTAGAAAACGAGCGGGTAGATTTGGTAATGCTGGACATTAAAATGAAAGGAATGGATGGCATAGAAGTACTGGGGAAATTGAAAAAGAGAAAGCCCGAGATCCCGGTCATCATGATATCCGGGCACGGCACTATAAAAATTGCTGTGGAAGCAACAAAGAACGGAGCGTTTGATTTTCTCGAAAAGCCGCCGGACCTGAACCGGCTTTTGACAAGTGTTCGAAATGCGCTAAAAAGCGGTGAACTGATCCAGGAGAATCGCGAGATTCGAAAAGAACTGCATGGAAATACAGAGATTATAGGGGAAAGTCCGGCAATCCTCAAAGTGAAGAAGATGATTGAGAAAGTAGCGCCGAGTAATAGCCGGATATTAATTACCGGTGAAAATGGAACCGGGAAAGAGCTGGTTGCACGCGCCATTCATGAAAAAAGTAAACGGGCATCAAAGAAGTTTGTGGATGTGAACTGTGCGGCCATTCCGCCTGACTTGCTGGAAAGTGAACTTTTTGGCCACGAAAAAGGGGCGTTTACCGGGGCATCATCTCAGCGAATTGGAAAGTTTGAGCAGGCCGACGGCGGAACGCTGTTTCTTGATGAGATTGGAGATATGAGTGCAGATTCCCAGGCCAAAGTTTTACGTGCTCTGCAAGAAAATCAGATCACCCGCGTTGGCGGTTCGGAACGTATTGATATTGATGTCCGTATTCTCTCAGCAACCAATCAAGATCTGCAGGAGCAGATTGATAATGGCAATTTTCGTGAGGATCTGTTTCACCGCCTCAATGTTATTCCCATTCATCTGCCGCCGCTTCGCGAGAGAAAAAATGATATTACTATATTAGCCAAGTGGTTTTTGAAGCAGTTATCTGAACGTGAGATTGTTTTTGCCGGGAAATCTTTTTCTGAAGAAGCACTTGAACTGCTTGAAAAACAACCGTGGTCAGGGAATATCAGGGAACTGCAAAATGTAGTGGAACGCCTTGCGCTTTTGTCTGCAGATGATGAAATCAGCTCTGAGGATGTGGAGCAGTTGGTCATCCAAAAAAAGAAACAGAAAAATATGCTTGATGATCTCCTGGATCATACTGATAGTTTCCATGAATACAAAGAGGAAGCTGAACGCCTCTTTCTTCTGAAAAAGCTCGAAAAGTACGACTGGAATGTATCGGCCACTGCCGAAGCGATCGACATTCAGCGGAGCCATATTTATAACAAGATGAAAAAATACGATATAGAACGGTAA
- a CDS encoding DUF5103 domain-containing protein, with the protein MKQSQNVSVFLKLSKRIRSGFSLLCLMLFMSLHGCGSLESYQNSSNEPSELNDLFNIPAQIIADHSIRSIQFHREGDPASAPILNLDGNDQLQLRFEHLSLESRQFRVSLTHHNPDWSRSGLPQERFMSGFYNTILNSGELSNSNRPYYRQYSFTFPTEQFQITKSGNYLLKIEDSDTGYLVLTLPFFVSENKGSLRSSVEKLSVPRQNLRRLHRPVSQFILPDFVQQPQFDLEFYFAQNQFWGRTKEAGELDFSAPDHVQFELNPENSFIGDYEFRTLSIDQLSQSDKYVIEAFPTEIPPRLILKDDAEGFGTSGLMNLDRLGPFGNPDMDLQSRYADIVFRFDTDQFPDSTDSIHLLGDFNNWSVSRNNELQFDEKTGRWETNQIIKQGEYKYKYVLIEGSEIKDLYFDEQFTNNRQQYHAFVYLKDPNEFYYRLLQVQSFLSD; encoded by the coding sequence GTGAAGCAAAGCCAAAATGTGTCCGTTTTTTTAAAACTCTCAAAAAGAATAAGAAGTGGATTTTCTCTACTCTGTTTGATGCTGTTCATGAGCCTGCACGGTTGCGGGTCATTAGAATCATACCAAAACAGTTCAAATGAGCCGTCGGAGCTCAACGATCTATTTAACATCCCGGCCCAGATTATAGCGGATCATTCCATCCGATCCATTCAGTTTCATCGAGAAGGAGATCCAGCCTCTGCCCCAATTTTGAATCTGGACGGAAATGACCAATTACAACTTCGGTTTGAACATTTATCGTTGGAATCAAGGCAATTTCGGGTTTCATTGACTCATCATAATCCCGACTGGAGCCGCTCAGGCCTGCCTCAAGAACGTTTTATGAGTGGCTTTTATAACACCATTTTGAACAGTGGTGAACTGAGCAACAGTAACCGTCCCTATTATCGGCAATACTCATTCACATTCCCGACTGAACAATTTCAAATCACAAAAAGCGGAAACTATCTGCTTAAAATCGAAGATTCGGATACTGGATATCTCGTTCTGACACTACCATTTTTTGTTTCAGAGAATAAAGGTTCTTTAAGATCTTCTGTTGAAAAACTCTCTGTTCCGCGACAAAATTTAAGACGTTTGCACCGGCCTGTTAGTCAATTCATACTACCCGATTTTGTACAACAACCCCAATTCGACCTTGAATTCTATTTTGCGCAAAACCAATTTTGGGGGCGCACAAAAGAAGCCGGTGAGTTAGATTTCTCAGCTCCCGATCATGTTCAGTTTGAGCTGAATCCAGAGAACTCTTTTATTGGTGACTATGAATTTCGAACTCTGTCTATCGATCAGCTTTCGCAAAGTGATAAGTATGTGATTGAAGCTTTTCCAACAGAAATTCCTCCCCGGCTGATTCTCAAAGATGATGCGGAGGGATTTGGCACTTCAGGCTTGATGAATCTCGATCGCTTGGGACCTTTTGGAAACCCCGATATGGATCTCCAATCGAGATATGCTGATATTGTTTTCCGGTTCGACACCGATCAATTCCCTGACTCAACAGATTCAATACATCTTTTGGGTGATTTTAATAATTGGTCGGTAAGCAGAAATAACGAACTTCAATTTGATGAAAAGACCGGCCGATGGGAGACAAATCAAATCATCAAACAGGGAGAATATAAATACAAATATGTGTTAATAGAGGGGAGCGAAATAAAAGATCTCTATTTTGATGAGCAGTTCACAAATAACAGGCAGCAATATCACGCATTTGTATATTTAAAAGATCCGAATGAATTCTATTACCGGCTATTGCAAGTTCAATCTTTTTTATCTGATTGA
- a CDS encoding D-alanyl-D-alanine carboxypeptidase: protein MNLSQWGAETEHLSYRFRNSSVWGKFYGKTGFVTGVRALSGYLETESGQQLTVSIFTNNYTAKTSHVDLIHQRILEFLYTAY, encoded by the coding sequence ATGAATCTCTCTCAGTGGGGGGCAGAAACGGAACACTTAAGTTACAGGTTTAGAAACAGTTCCGTTTGGGGTAAATTTTATGGAAAAACCGGGTTTGTTACGGGGGTTCGGGCACTTTCGGGTTACCTGGAAACAGAATCCGGACAGCAACTGACCGTTTCAATATTTACAAATAACTATACTGCAAAGACCTCGCATGTAGATCTGATTCATCAGCGTATTCTCGAATTTCTCTATACTGCATATTGA
- a CDS encoding heme exporter protein CcmB: MIQSATAILKKEITQELRTKYALNTILAFTGASLLLILFTLRAHQMDPTPKSGLVWIIILFASMTGMTRSFVQEAEKKTWAFLQLHANATEVYLGKLSYNFLFLLILHLFTFFFYLFMMDLSIQSHLYFISAILFGAGGLAAITTLTSAMIAQADRKGALFSVLCIPLVVPLLLILTRVTRFALIEGATAGALNDLTALIGYCGVTITAGILLFDYIWND; this comes from the coding sequence ATGATTCAATCAGCCACTGCAATTTTAAAAAAGGAGATCACCCAGGAGCTTCGTACCAAGTATGCGCTCAACACCATTCTTGCGTTTACCGGTGCTTCACTTCTGCTGATTTTATTTACGCTCCGGGCTCATCAAATGGATCCGACTCCAAAAAGCGGGCTGGTGTGGATTATTATACTTTTTGCTTCCATGACTGGAATGACACGCTCTTTCGTACAGGAAGCGGAAAAGAAAACCTGGGCTTTCCTGCAGCTTCATGCCAACGCTACAGAAGTGTACCTTGGAAAGCTGAGCTACAATTTTTTATTCCTGCTGATTCTACACCTGTTTACATTCTTTTTCTACCTGTTTATGATGGACCTGTCCATTCAGAGCCACCTCTATTTTATAAGTGCAATCCTTTTTGGAGCCGGCGGACTGGCAGCCATCACTACACTTACATCGGCAATGATTGCCCAGGCCGACCGGAAAGGAGCCCTCTTTTCTGTACTTTGTATTCCGCTTGTTGTCCCGCTTCTTCTTATCTTAACTCGTGTAACAAGATTTGCACTTATTGAAGGCGCTACCGCAGGTGCATTGAATGATTTAACAGCACTGATTGGATATTGCGGAGTTACCATTACAGCGGGTATTTTACTTTTTGATTACATCTGGAATGATTAG
- the folD gene encoding bifunctional methylenetetrahydrofolate dehydrogenase/methenyltetrahydrofolate cyclohydrolase FolD produces the protein MSAKLIDGRKVADETMSIIKEDVENWVESGKRRPFLKVIQVGTDPASSTYIKAKTRACNKVGIKTDTKHLPDTVSAKELKATIRSFNEDDSVDGILVQLPLPSHLSSHDVIESIDYRKDVDGFHPMNVGRLTVDQPTFRSCTPAGIFELFKYYSIPVKSKHAVVVGASNIVGSPMAIMLSRENSAGKATTTICHKFTRDLTSHTISADILVVAAGQPELIKPEMVKEGAVVIDVGINRVADETRDKGYKLVGDCDFEGLKKKASLITPVPGGVGPMTVAMLMKNTLLAAKKSIYPED, from the coding sequence ATGTCAGCCAAACTAATTGACGGTAGAAAAGTTGCAGATGAAACCATGTCCATCATCAAAGAGGATGTTGAGAATTGGGTAGAGTCCGGAAAAAGGCGGCCATTTCTAAAGGTGATACAGGTGGGAACTGATCCGGCTTCATCAACCTATATCAAAGCGAAAACCCGGGCGTGTAATAAAGTTGGAATTAAAACAGATACCAAACATCTGCCTGATACTGTTTCTGCTAAAGAGTTGAAAGCTACGATCCGATCGTTTAATGAGGATGATTCTGTTGACGGAATCCTTGTTCAGCTCCCTTTGCCATCGCATTTATCTTCGCACGATGTTATAGAGAGTATCGATTACCGAAAAGATGTGGATGGATTTCATCCCATGAACGTTGGGCGGCTGACGGTCGATCAGCCCACATTCCGATCGTGTACCCCGGCCGGAATTTTTGAGCTGTTCAAATACTACAGCATTCCCGTGAAAAGCAAGCATGCGGTGGTTGTGGGAGCCAGTAATATTGTCGGTTCTCCGATGGCCATTATGTTGTCCAGAGAAAATTCTGCGGGTAAAGCCACAACAACTATTTGTCATAAATTTACCCGGGATCTGACCAGCCATACCATCTCGGCAGATATACTTGTTGTGGCCGCAGGACAGCCCGAATTGATCAAACCGGAAATGGTAAAAGAGGGCGCTGTGGTAATTGATGTTGGCATCAATCGTGTGGCGGATGAAACCAGAGATAAAGGCTATAAACTGGTAGGTGATTGCGATTTTGAAGGGCTTAAAAAGAAAGCCAGCTTGATTACTCCCGTACCCGGTGGCGTTGGACCTATGACGGTGGCAATGCTGATGAAAAACACTCTTTTGGCTGCCAAGAAATCGATCTATCCGGAAGATTAA
- a CDS encoding PTS sugar transporter subunit IIA, whose product MNIYSLIDRSTILADIEIDGKKDLLHKMVDVLKNQVNDKQLKDIRDAVFEREKIMSTGVGKQLAIPHGKVDSIEKNYASFAVLKEPIEYDSIDDKPVNMAFLLVGPSGENRLHIKLLSRISRLMNSTSFRETLSECKTPDEIYDAFHKEEVKYFGN is encoded by the coding sequence ATGAATATCTATTCACTCATTGACAGATCCACTATTTTGGCAGATATAGAGATTGATGGAAAAAAAGACCTTCTGCACAAAATGGTTGATGTTTTGAAAAATCAGGTAAATGATAAACAACTGAAGGATATTCGGGATGCCGTTTTTGAAAGGGAAAAAATTATGTCGACCGGTGTGGGTAAACAGCTTGCTATTCCACACGGCAAGGTAGATTCCATAGAAAAGAATTATGCCAGTTTTGCCGTTTTAAAGGAACCCATTGAGTACGATTCTATTGATGATAAGCCGGTCAATATGGCTTTTTTACTGGTTGGGCCTTCGGGCGAAAACAGGCTTCATATCAAATTGCTGAGTAGAATTTCACGATTGATGAACAGTACTTCGTTCCGAGAAACCCTTTCAGAATGTAAAACACCTGATGAGATCTATGATGCATTTCATAAAGAAGAAGTTAAATATTTTGGCAATTGA
- a CDS encoding DNA polymerase III subunit delta' C-terminal domain-containing protein: MSIINEHISFGDQRLVGQEKAKHQIERVLLSDRLAHSYLITGPDGSGKTAFALALAEVVNGVNHLTDLKDMAISKKSSWFTHPDIHVFIPLPSSVGNDELNSRLELLAEDPYEIVDFTLRPALNDAESSKNRRAFYPIDYYHEEIRPKSVYKPNEGRRTVIILTNVDTMRKETANAFLKLLEEPSGNILFILTASQPDQLLPTIISRCQQIRLQQLSKQDVAEGLVKFDGLNENDAELLARLSGGNYSTCRFLDIDTLQQIRNESVEFLRFSYTQSVTKLLNLVNKWNKNLNKENQIALCNTLEQLLRDIVVYRETNNESLITNIDQLNVIEKFCESMKDARLEEMIDHIQQLKGLLYQNVQFKYIGTALSLRFFRLMRGLDPAIDNDSNWKHLPAIID, encoded by the coding sequence ATGAGTATCATTAACGAACATATTTCTTTTGGAGACCAGCGGCTGGTTGGGCAGGAAAAAGCGAAACATCAGATCGAACGAGTACTACTCTCCGATCGCCTTGCGCACTCCTACTTAATTACCGGGCCTGACGGATCGGGAAAAACAGCTTTTGCCCTGGCTCTTGCCGAAGTTGTAAACGGGGTTAACCATCTGACGGATCTGAAAGATATGGCCATCTCAAAAAAATCGAGTTGGTTTACCCACCCCGATATACACGTATTTATTCCACTTCCGTCATCTGTGGGAAATGATGAACTGAATTCCCGGCTGGAACTCCTTGCTGAGGATCCCTACGAAATTGTTGATTTTACACTGAGACCGGCCCTGAACGATGCAGAATCATCCAAAAACAGGCGGGCGTTTTATCCGATTGACTACTACCATGAGGAGATTCGGCCAAAATCTGTCTACAAACCCAATGAAGGGCGCAGAACTGTCATCATTTTGACCAATGTGGATACGATGCGAAAAGAAACTGCCAATGCATTTCTGAAATTGCTGGAAGAACCATCCGGAAATATTCTTTTTATTTTAACAGCTTCGCAGCCCGATCAGCTCTTACCAACTATTATCTCCAGGTGCCAGCAAATTCGTCTCCAACAGTTATCAAAACAGGATGTAGCCGAGGGTCTTGTTAAATTTGACGGATTGAATGAGAACGACGCAGAACTGCTTGCAAGACTTTCCGGAGGCAACTATTCTACCTGCCGGTTTTTGGATATTGATACACTTCAACAGATTAGAAATGAATCCGTTGAATTCCTGAGATTTTCATACACACAGAGTGTGACCAAACTTCTAAACCTGGTTAACAAGTGGAATAAGAATCTGAACAAGGAAAATCAGATTGCTCTCTGCAATACACTGGAACAGTTGCTTCGGGATATTGTGGTATATCGCGAAACAAACAACGAATCTTTGATTACAAATATTGATCAGCTGAATGTAATCGAAAAATTTTGTGAATCGATGAAAGATGCCCGATTAGAAGAGATGATAGATCACATTCAGCAGTTAAAAGGGTTACTTTATCAAAACGTACAGTTTAAATATATAGGAACGGCCTTATCTCTTCGTTTTTTCCGACTGATGCGGGGACTTGATCCCGCCATTGATAACGACAGCAACTGGAAACACCTGCCGGCCATAATTGATTAG